A window of Chryseobacterium aquaeductus genomic DNA:
TAATTTTAACTTTAAAAATAAAATTCTTTTGTGACTTTTGTGGTAAAACAAATAAAGTATGATTATAGGAAAAGATATCATTGAACAATACAATAAAAACGAAGTTGAAAATTTCAATTCAGATTTCGCTTATTTATCAGATAAACTGACAAAATCAGGTTCAAATGTTTCAGATATTGTCAACAAAATTGCCGATTTTCAGGTGGCGATTCCAAGTTGGGCTTTAGGCGCAGGTGGAACAAGATTCGGAAGATTTTCTTACGGTGGCGAACCTGCTGTTTTAGAACAGAAATTAGATGATGTTGGTTTGCTTCATGCATTGACTCATTCTGCTGAAGCCGTTTCACTACACATTCCATGGGATATTCCAAGTGATGTAAGTGCTTTGAAAGAAAGTGCAAAATCTCATGGATTGATCTTTGATGCGATGAATTCCAACACGTTTCAGGATCAGCCGGATGCGAAACATTCGTATAAATTTGGTTCTTTAAACTCAATTAATGAAGATTCTCGTGCTTACGCTGTTGAGCACAACAAAGAAGTGATCAGAATCGGAAAAGAATTAGGTTCAAAAAGTTTAACCGTTTGGTTGGCAGACGGCGCAAGTTTTCCCGGACAATTGAATTTCCAGACTGCTTTATCAAATACTGAGAAAAGTTTAAAAGAAATCTATGCAGGAATGCCGGAGGACTGGAAATTGTTCATTGAGTACAAACCTTACGAACCAAATTTCTACTCAACAACCATTCAGGATTGGGGAACTTCTTTCATGCTGGCAAATTCTTGTGGCGAAAGAGCGTTCACTTTAGTTGATTTGGGTCATCATTTACCTAATACAAATATTGAGCAGATCGTTGCAACCTTGATGTACAAAGGAAAATTGGGTGGTTTCCACTTCAACGACAGCAAATATGGAGATGATGATTTGACGGTTGGTTCTATAAAACCTTATGCTTTGTTCTTGATTTTTAATGAATTGGTTTACGGAATGGAAAACAACGCCAACAATCCTTATCCAGCTTGGATGATCGACGCAAGTCATAACATCAAAGATCCTTTGGAAGATTTACTACAATCTCTAGAAGCAATCTTAATTGCTTATGCTCAGGCACTTTTGGTTGATCAGAAAGCTTTGAAAGAAGCACAATTCAACAATGATGTTGTTGCAGCTCAGGATATTTTGCAGAATGCATACAGAACAGACGTTCGTCCGTTGTTGAAAGCTGCAAGATTACAGACTGGCGCGGCTTTAGACCCAATTGCTGCTTACAGAAGTTTAAAGGTGAGAGAAACCTTGATTTCTGAAAGAGGCTGGGCAAAAGCAACCGGATTATAAAATCCGTTTAATTTGATAATTACTTTCAGGTGCAATCGAAAGTTTAATTATATATTCTTATATAGTACCGTTAAGACAAAGAGTGTTTAGATAATTAATGATATCCTTATTTAAGAAATCAGTGGATTTTTTTCTTAATTATTTTTAATCACTAAACACTCCTTAATGGTTTTTTAAAATTATTAAATTTAAAATAATTTTTAACTATTTTAGAAGAAATATGTAAAAGTTCTTTTCTAAAAATATTTTAGTTAAAAATAAATCTA
This region includes:
- a CDS encoding TIM barrel protein, with the translated sequence MIIGKDIIEQYNKNEVENFNSDFAYLSDKLTKSGSNVSDIVNKIADFQVAIPSWALGAGGTRFGRFSYGGEPAVLEQKLDDVGLLHALTHSAEAVSLHIPWDIPSDVSALKESAKSHGLIFDAMNSNTFQDQPDAKHSYKFGSLNSINEDSRAYAVEHNKEVIRIGKELGSKSLTVWLADGASFPGQLNFQTALSNTEKSLKEIYAGMPEDWKLFIEYKPYEPNFYSTTIQDWGTSFMLANSCGERAFTLVDLGHHLPNTNIEQIVATLMYKGKLGGFHFNDSKYGDDDLTVGSIKPYALFLIFNELVYGMENNANNPYPAWMIDASHNIKDPLEDLLQSLEAILIAYAQALLVDQKALKEAQFNNDVVAAQDILQNAYRTDVRPLLKAARLQTGAALDPIAAYRSLKVRETLISERGWAKATGL